From a single Oceaniferula flava genomic region:
- the tyrS gene encoding tyrosine--tRNA ligase has translation MSHTVDDALNILTAGTAKVLSEKELKEKLELGRPLRIKLGVDPTAPDIHLGHTVAIEKLRQFQELGHTAVLIIGDFTATVGDPTGRSTARPPITRDEVLVNAETYTTQAFKILDPEKTEIVYNGDWFNKMTYDTVLKLNARVTMQQMLQREDFKSRIAEGKEVRLHETQYPILQGWDSVVVKADVEIGGTDQLFNILVGRDLQKEENMDQQVVILMPLLEGLDGVKKMSKSSHNYVGVSEEPVEMFGKLMSISDDLMDRYYTLLLGDARDSSLHPMEAKKQLAASLTARYHSEEAAKDARATWEARFSQRDTGAGATEVKLSELPAEINVITLASTIFQDTFGLKKSNGELRKQFITTGAVQLNGDKLTDPMAAVSLKADDILRLSKKHSVKFI, from the coding sequence ATGAGCCATACTGTCGATGATGCCCTGAACATCCTGACCGCCGGAACCGCCAAAGTCCTCAGCGAGAAAGAGCTGAAGGAAAAACTGGAACTGGGCCGCCCACTGAGAATCAAACTCGGTGTCGACCCCACTGCCCCGGACATTCACCTCGGCCACACCGTGGCAATTGAGAAACTGCGCCAATTTCAAGAACTGGGCCACACCGCCGTGCTCATCATCGGCGATTTCACCGCCACCGTGGGAGACCCCACGGGCCGCTCCACCGCCCGTCCGCCGATCACTCGCGACGAGGTCCTGGTGAACGCGGAAACCTACACCACCCAGGCATTCAAGATCCTCGATCCGGAAAAAACCGAGATCGTTTACAATGGCGACTGGTTCAATAAGATGACCTACGACACCGTGCTCAAGCTCAATGCCCGGGTCACCATGCAGCAGATGCTCCAGCGCGAGGACTTCAAAAGCCGAATCGCGGAAGGCAAGGAAGTCCGCCTGCACGAAACTCAATACCCCATCCTCCAAGGCTGGGACTCCGTGGTGGTAAAGGCAGATGTCGAAATCGGCGGCACCGACCAGCTGTTCAACATCCTCGTCGGTCGCGATCTTCAGAAAGAGGAGAACATGGACCAGCAGGTGGTCATACTCATGCCTCTGCTCGAGGGCCTCGACGGAGTCAAAAAGATGTCCAAATCCTCACACAACTACGTCGGCGTTAGCGAAGAGCCTGTCGAAATGTTTGGTAAGCTCATGAGTATCTCAGACGACCTGATGGATCGTTACTACACCTTATTGTTGGGCGATGCGCGCGATAGCTCGCTGCACCCGATGGAAGCGAAAAAACAACTTGCCGCCAGCCTCACCGCTCGATACCACAGCGAGGAGGCCGCCAAGGACGCTCGTGCCACTTGGGAAGCCCGCTTTTCCCAGCGCGACACCGGAGCGGGTGCCACCGAGGTCAAGCTCAGTGAACTCCCTGCCGAGATCAACGTCATCACCCTGGCATCGACCATTTTCCAGGACACCTTCGGCCTGAAAAAGTCCAACGGCGAATTGCGTAAACAATTCATCACCACCGGTGCCGTTCAACTCAATGGAGACAAGCTGACCGATCCCATGGCTGCTGTCAGCCTGAAGGCCGATGATATTCTCCGCCTCAGTAAAAAACATTCCGTCAAATTTATCTAA
- a CDS encoding ROK family protein, with translation MSNRLLGAVEAGGTKMACAVAREPDKILEETRFPTSEPEGTFAQVDAFFTQAEAKHGRVDALGYGTFGPAGVNPAESTYGQILKTPKDGWEGVDVLGFLREKFPKTKLAFDTDVNAAALGEGRYGAAQGLQDFIYITVGTGIGGGVVIDGKPLHAQPHAEIGHMRVPLLEGELDDFPGSCQFHGRCLEGLASGTAIGARWGIPATELPKDHPAWDLEAGYLAAMVQNLVACFAPQKIILGGGVMNQKFLLGKVKARYLAEMAGYWSGHEDLLVLPELGNQAGITGALIMASSA, from the coding sequence ATGAGCAATCGCTTGTTAGGAGCTGTGGAAGCCGGTGGCACCAAGATGGCGTGTGCCGTGGCTCGCGAGCCTGACAAGATTCTTGAGGAAACGCGTTTCCCTACCTCGGAACCCGAGGGAACCTTTGCGCAAGTGGATGCATTTTTCACCCAAGCGGAGGCGAAACACGGAAGAGTGGACGCGCTGGGATACGGAACTTTCGGTCCGGCAGGTGTGAATCCTGCAGAGTCTACATATGGTCAAATCCTGAAAACGCCCAAGGACGGGTGGGAGGGGGTAGATGTGTTGGGCTTTCTCCGTGAAAAATTTCCAAAGACCAAGCTGGCTTTCGATACTGACGTTAATGCTGCGGCGCTTGGCGAAGGTCGATACGGTGCAGCGCAAGGGTTGCAGGATTTCATCTACATCACCGTGGGCACCGGTATTGGTGGTGGCGTGGTGATCGATGGTAAGCCATTGCACGCGCAACCGCACGCGGAAATCGGTCATATGCGAGTTCCCTTGTTAGAAGGGGAGCTCGATGATTTTCCCGGCAGCTGCCAGTTTCACGGTCGATGTCTCGAGGGGTTGGCCAGTGGCACTGCCATCGGAGCTCGTTGGGGTATTCCAGCCACTGAACTGCCCAAAGACCATCCGGCTTGGGACCTGGAAGCAGGTTACCTCGCTGCCATGGTGCAGAATTTGGTGGCATGTTTCGCACCGCAAAAAATCATTCTTGGTGGTGGGGTGATGAATCAGAAGTTTTTGTTAGGAAAAGTCAAAGCTCGCTACCTGGCCGAGATGGCGGGGTATTGGTCGGGCCATGAAGATTTGTTGGTTCTGCCGGAATTGGGCAATCAGGCTGGCATCACAGGTGCGCTGATCATGGCCTCATCCGCGTAA
- a CDS encoding rod shape-determining protein: protein MFGKLFSLKSNDIGIDLGTANTLVNVKDHGIVLREPSVVAINSGTNEVLAVGDDAKRMLGRTPGNIVAIRPLRDGVIADFEVTEAMLRHFIRKVNNGRRRSNPRVVIAVPSGITEVERRAVRESAEQAGAREVYLIEEPMAAAIGVGLPVQDAAGNMIVDIGGGTTEVALISLSGIVYSRSVRTAGDELDDSIMQYMKRAYNLMIGERTAEEIKIRLGSAAPLPKETSMEVKGRDLVAGLPKTITITSQEIRDAMSDPLNTIVDAVRTTLERCPPELAADLVDRGIVLAGGGALLRGLDKLLREETGLPVHVAEDPLSAVAEGTGKVLSEISFLRRVTNTEAKN, encoded by the coding sequence ATGTTCGGTAAACTTTTCTCCCTCAAATCCAATGATATTGGTATCGACCTCGGAACCGCCAACACCTTGGTCAACGTCAAGGACCACGGCATCGTTCTGCGCGAACCTTCCGTGGTCGCCATTAACTCCGGCACCAATGAGGTGCTCGCCGTCGGTGACGACGCCAAGCGAATGCTCGGCCGCACCCCCGGTAACATCGTCGCCATCCGCCCCCTGCGTGACGGCGTGATCGCCGATTTCGAAGTGACCGAAGCCATGCTTCGCCACTTCATCCGCAAGGTCAACAACGGCCGCCGCCGCTCGAACCCACGCGTCGTCATCGCCGTGCCATCCGGCATCACCGAAGTCGAACGCCGCGCCGTGCGCGAATCTGCCGAGCAGGCAGGCGCTCGCGAAGTCTATCTGATCGAAGAGCCCATGGCCGCCGCTATCGGTGTCGGCCTGCCCGTGCAGGACGCCGCCGGTAACATGATTGTCGATATCGGAGGAGGCACCACCGAAGTGGCTCTCATTTCCCTCTCCGGCATTGTCTACAGCCGCAGTGTCCGCACCGCCGGCGATGAGCTGGACGATTCCATCATGCAGTATATGAAGCGCGCCTACAATCTGATGATCGGTGAGCGCACTGCCGAGGAAATCAAAATCCGCCTTGGCTCCGCAGCCCCCCTTCCCAAGGAAACCAGCATGGAAGTCAAAGGCCGTGATCTGGTCGCCGGCCTGCCGAAAACCATCACCATCACATCACAGGAAATCCGCGATGCGATGTCCGATCCTCTCAACACCATCGTGGACGCCGTTCGCACCACCTTGGAGCGCTGCCCGCCGGAACTCGCCGCCGACTTGGTCGACCGCGGAATCGTGCTCGCAGGCGGTGGAGCCCTGCTTCGTGGACTGGACAAACTCCTCCGCGAAGAAACTGGCCTGCCAGTCCACGTTGCTGAAGATCCCCTCAGCGCCGTGGCCGAAGGCACAGGAAAGGTGCTCTCCGAGATATCCTTCCTTCGCCGTGTCACCAACACAGAAGCCAAAAATTAA
- a CDS encoding Rne/Rng family ribonuclease, whose product MIKRIRRALGLGTPTPLEGTSLVINSEKLERRVALIEDGSLEEYNIEREGDLNIVGGIFKGTVKNIEPGLKAMFVDIGLEKNAFLHFWDAIPAALDSGLEEIQREGQKKQKQKRISSKDIPSIYPQGSEIMIQVSKGPIGNKGPRVTTNISLAGRYLVLMPYSDQFGISRKVDDPKERQRLRRIMQKLQVPEGMGIIMRTVATGQRARHFVRDLAMLLEQWYAVEDKRDNNPAPLCVFREPDLIERSVRSFLTDNLGQVICDDEDTTNQMRELAGRISRRAKRRIYHLPSRQSIFGKIGIQKQIDEAFSRQVWLKCGGYLVIDETEAMITVDVNTGRNKGSKDVDKMLLETNVEAAEEVARQLRLRNIGGLVVVDFIDMRHRRDQQAVYRAMRERLKRDKAKTQVLQISSIGLMEMTRQRLNESLRDSLLEPCPYCQGRGRVKTPMTMSVEVQRALNTVIQRGEGQLGDLTIVVSTEVLNRFKNEDSKLFVELERSHSGRLTFRTDPTLHRERFAIIETDTEKNLHQA is encoded by the coding sequence ATGATCAAACGTATCAGACGCGCCTTAGGGCTCGGCACCCCCACCCCATTGGAAGGAACATCACTCGTCATCAACTCTGAAAAACTCGAACGCCGCGTCGCCCTCATCGAGGACGGCTCGCTGGAAGAGTATAACATCGAACGCGAGGGCGATCTCAACATCGTCGGCGGCATCTTCAAAGGCACGGTGAAGAACATCGAGCCCGGTTTGAAGGCCATGTTTGTCGATATCGGTCTGGAGAAAAATGCCTTCCTTCACTTCTGGGACGCCATCCCCGCCGCCCTCGATAGCGGCTTGGAGGAAATCCAGCGCGAGGGCCAGAAGAAGCAGAAACAGAAACGTATTTCTTCCAAAGACATCCCCAGCATCTACCCACAGGGGTCCGAAATCATGATCCAGGTCTCCAAGGGACCAATCGGCAACAAGGGGCCACGAGTGACCACCAACATCTCACTGGCGGGTCGCTATCTGGTGCTGATGCCCTACTCGGACCAGTTCGGAATTTCCCGCAAGGTCGACGATCCCAAGGAACGTCAACGCCTGCGCCGCATCATGCAGAAACTGCAGGTGCCGGAAGGCATGGGCATCATCATGCGCACCGTGGCCACCGGCCAGCGCGCACGCCACTTCGTCCGCGATCTCGCGATGCTGCTCGAGCAATGGTATGCCGTGGAAGACAAGCGCGACAACAACCCGGCGCCGCTCTGTGTGTTCCGGGAGCCCGATCTGATCGAGCGCAGCGTCCGCAGCTTCCTCACCGATAACCTCGGCCAGGTGATCTGCGATGACGAGGACACCACCAACCAAATGCGCGAGCTCGCCGGCCGCATCTCACGCCGTGCAAAACGCCGCATCTACCACCTGCCCAGCCGACAGTCGATTTTCGGAAAAATCGGCATCCAGAAGCAAATCGATGAAGCCTTCTCTCGGCAGGTCTGGCTCAAGTGCGGTGGCTATCTGGTGATCGATGAAACCGAAGCCATGATCACCGTGGACGTCAACACCGGCCGCAACAAAGGCTCCAAGGACGTCGATAAGATGCTGCTTGAAACCAATGTGGAGGCCGCTGAAGAGGTGGCCCGCCAGCTACGCCTGCGTAACATCGGCGGCCTGGTGGTGGTCGATTTCATCGATATGCGCCATCGCCGCGACCAGCAAGCAGTCTACCGCGCCATGCGCGAACGCTTGAAGCGCGACAAAGCCAAGACCCAGGTGCTGCAAATTTCTTCCATCGGCCTGATGGAGATGACGCGTCAGCGCCTCAACGAATCGCTCCGCGACAGCCTCCTGGAGCCCTGCCCATACTGCCAAGGACGTGGCCGCGTGAAAACGCCAATGACCATGAGTGTGGAAGTCCAACGCGCTCTCAATACCGTCATCCAGCGCGGCGAAGGTCAGCTCGGAGATCTCACCATCGTGGTCAGCACCGAGGTACTCAATCGCTTCAAAAACGAGGACTCCAAGCTTTTCGTGGAACTTGAGCGCTCGCACAGCGGTCGTCTCACCTTCCGCACCGATCCCACGCTGCACCGCGAGCGTTTTGCGATCATCGAGACCGATACAGAGAAAAACCTGCATCAGGCCTAA
- the rnc gene encoding ribonuclease III → MLSLEEVIGYKFRNSLLLAEALTHPSMAYETQKPHFDNQRLEFLGDAVIQLVLTEKLYQLFPGFSEGRLTKLRARLVSREALHCFANEMNLGSYIMMGKGEESTGGRSRASTLADAFESVLGAVYLDGGLENARATLDRICSDAVKLVAESPEEKNPKGQLQEVLQAISPEGPQYQVIREEGPDHQKSFTVEVHWKQMPMGEGIGNSKKNAEINAARNALKKELWKELSK, encoded by the coding sequence ATGTTGTCGCTGGAAGAAGTCATTGGATATAAGTTTAGGAACTCCCTGTTATTGGCAGAAGCTCTAACTCATCCGAGCATGGCATATGAGACGCAGAAGCCTCATTTTGACAATCAACGATTGGAGTTCCTAGGTGATGCTGTGATTCAGCTAGTTCTCACGGAGAAACTTTATCAGCTTTTCCCAGGCTTCTCCGAAGGCCGTCTTACCAAGCTGCGTGCGCGACTGGTCTCACGTGAGGCCTTGCACTGCTTTGCCAATGAAATGAACCTCGGTTCTTATATCATGATGGGCAAAGGTGAGGAATCGACAGGAGGTAGAAGTCGCGCGTCGACTCTAGCAGATGCTTTTGAGTCGGTGTTAGGTGCGGTGTATCTGGATGGCGGCTTGGAAAATGCTCGAGCGACCTTGGATAGAATCTGCAGTGATGCGGTCAAATTAGTGGCTGAATCTCCTGAGGAAAAAAACCCCAAGGGGCAATTGCAAGAGGTGCTGCAGGCGATTTCTCCCGAAGGCCCGCAGTATCAGGTTATCCGCGAAGAGGGGCCTGATCATCAAAAATCATTTACCGTCGAGGTGCATTGGAAGCAAATGCCGATGGGCGAAGGGATAGGCAATTCCAAAAAGAATGCAGAGATCAATGCGGCGCGGAATGCGCTTAAGAAAGAGCTCTGGAAGGAATTATCGAAATGA
- a CDS encoding CPBP family intramembrane glutamic endopeptidase, whose protein sequence is MNRLLQSDLTKVLIFLILTTVSAAILSPWLFNAGKMIAEVVPARSHHSLLLWFAQKCDNAEFPRYFNRSLLISALLLAGPFIMWMRIGKPPTFRGQNPWTFRLPTSSLPPVSGQPLRANDRFLLHLGTGVFLASGLMLMMMWILLLSGWFVLEEPVLWWDAVKVALITALPVALIEECLFRGVLLGICLRSMRPAAAITVVSIGYASVHFLSPLDGVHLSHPGNLDAGFQMLGLIGQRFLQLHTFFLPWLTLFGIGLILAYARYRSASLWLPIGLHLGWTLIHRTFEPIVELSDRHPAMADLFISPDRKTGILPLSVLLATGILVHVFTRISTEARSTREEKNMAPVG, encoded by the coding sequence GTGAACCGACTCCTCCAGAGTGACCTCACCAAGGTTCTCATCTTCCTCATCCTTACCACTGTCTCGGCTGCGATCCTCTCCCCCTGGTTATTCAATGCGGGCAAGATGATTGCCGAGGTTGTGCCTGCACGCAGCCATCACTCGCTGCTGCTTTGGTTTGCCCAAAAGTGCGATAATGCGGAATTCCCCCGCTATTTCAATCGATCCCTTTTAATCAGCGCCTTGTTATTAGCTGGCCCCTTTATCATGTGGATGCGGATCGGGAAACCACCAACCTTCAGAGGCCAGAACCCGTGGACCTTTAGGCTTCCCACCAGCAGCTTACCTCCCGTCAGTGGTCAGCCACTGAGAGCGAACGACCGCTTTCTACTCCACCTCGGCACCGGAGTCTTTCTCGCCAGTGGACTGATGCTCATGATGATGTGGATCCTTCTTCTGTCCGGATGGTTTGTGTTAGAAGAGCCCGTGCTGTGGTGGGATGCCGTTAAAGTGGCCCTAATTACAGCTCTTCCAGTCGCGCTGATTGAAGAGTGCTTGTTTCGTGGCGTCCTCTTGGGGATTTGCCTGCGCTCCATGCGCCCTGCGGCCGCCATCACCGTGGTTTCAATCGGTTATGCCTCCGTCCACTTCCTCTCGCCGCTTGATGGGGTGCACCTTAGCCATCCTGGAAATTTGGACGCCGGATTTCAGATGCTGGGGCTCATTGGTCAGCGGTTTCTGCAGCTCCACACCTTTTTCCTCCCGTGGCTCACCCTCTTTGGTATCGGCCTCATCCTCGCTTACGCCCGCTATCGCAGCGCCTCACTCTGGCTACCCATTGGGCTACATCTTGGATGGACGCTGATCCACCGCACCTTCGAACCAATTGTCGAGCTCAGCGATCGGCACCCAGCGATGGCCGACCTATTCATCAGCCCCGATCGAAAAACCGGCATCCTCCCGCTGAGCGTGCTACTGGCCACCGGCATTCTGGTGCACGTTTTCACCAGAATATCCACCGAAGCACGTTCTACACGGGAAGAAAAAAACATGGCTCCGGTCGGATAA
- a CDS encoding ComF family protein, translating to MHPLADRFLDFLYPATCHLCEIPLTHGSHLCSTCAEDMHFIEAPFCTRCGESYDGAISSEFICPNCHQLHLHFEFALAALHSDGGARQLVHDFKYMRQIQLATELAQLAQRATHDTRFTPYLEHGIIVPVPLHWMRQKKRRFNQAEEIGKKLSPLIDVPWMKILKRRRNTETQTRFSRKKRLENLNDAFAVRAGGRKKIAGKPVILLDDVFTTGSTANECAEVLMRAGAERVAVLTVLRG from the coding sequence ATGCATCCGCTGGCTGACAGATTTTTGGACTTCCTCTATCCAGCTACCTGCCACCTGTGTGAAATTCCCCTCACACACGGTAGCCACTTATGCTCCACCTGCGCCGAGGACATGCATTTCATCGAAGCCCCGTTCTGCACCCGCTGCGGTGAGAGCTACGATGGCGCGATCAGTTCGGAGTTCATCTGCCCGAACTGCCACCAACTTCATCTTCATTTCGAATTTGCTCTCGCGGCTCTGCACAGTGACGGAGGTGCCCGCCAACTGGTGCATGATTTCAAATACATGCGTCAAATCCAGCTCGCCACCGAATTAGCCCAGCTGGCGCAGCGAGCAACCCATGACACTCGCTTTACCCCCTATCTTGAACACGGCATCATCGTGCCAGTGCCCCTCCATTGGATGCGCCAGAAAAAACGCCGCTTCAATCAAGCCGAAGAAATTGGCAAAAAACTCTCCCCTCTCATCGATGTGCCATGGATGAAAATCCTCAAACGTCGGCGCAACACCGAAACCCAAACGCGCTTCAGCCGGAAGAAGCGACTCGAAAACCTCAACGACGCCTTCGCGGTGAGGGCAGGAGGCAGAAAGAAAATCGCGGGCAAACCGGTGATCCTACTCGATGACGTATTCACCACGGGATCCACCGCCAATGAATGTGCCGAGGTCTTGATGCGAGCCGGAGCTGAACGGGTCGCGGTGCTGACCGTGTTACGCGGATGA
- the mrdA gene encoding penicillin-binding protein 2, with amino-acid sequence MEPRYRLRLYLLTALILVGFGSLLSRLYHYQIEDRSKFLKQVPSNYTVTIREPGIRGDITDRNGVILAENKRNYEVVFNLDEIRADYKRHLIETEGKDAVKDFRKIKTSWIVNEWVRPKLALHKLDKKYRASALDTHYITHTGLVPFTFRNDLTYDQFAYFAEHNLELPGVDVRVRPRREYLYGSLASHVLGYVKQWEKGSISPEEKRKFKHYTGDSSGIAGVESTMNSYLTGAEGIKTLLKNEKGEVLQMVDYIKPDVGSRVELTIDARIQCLVENTLRRVGRAAAVVMDPNTGEVLAMASVPDFTPSYFVPSIDPDAWENYRTNRAHPLVNKAINNFTPGSTFKLPCAIAAAMHGHAHDQVNCPGYVPYGNIQIRCWKRAGHGVLGLEESIQRSCNCYFMRVANEIGSKNMLNSYQLLGLGMKTGIELPSESPGFIPGNRFWRTEMRPGASVTPAITGMMSIGQSDSAASPLQMAAVVSTIANRGRYFKPRIVKRVIHPSNGVLVQNRPNLKVNLLQEGLKAEDLESIRKGMWMAANEQGGTARRAAYEDKVSAKTGTAQTNDMGIKSNDAWTVAFAPYDQPKYVVVVAVKRGSSGGAVAGPLVHLILRGLFASDEGLKLPLVKMKEFEGDFIVREKIELPDEGGLIDLAYEDGETGDEVSNIPMAPAVAEPATPLIPKPTISQEADAEGSRTPKAIIVEE; translated from the coding sequence ATGGAACCACGCTACCGCCTCAGACTCTATCTTCTAACTGCCCTCATCCTTGTTGGGTTTGGGTCGTTGTTGTCGCGGTTATACCATTATCAGATTGAAGATCGCTCGAAGTTCCTCAAGCAGGTGCCCTCGAACTACACCGTGACCATACGCGAGCCCGGTATCCGCGGTGATATTACCGATCGCAATGGCGTCATTCTCGCCGAGAACAAACGCAACTATGAAGTGGTGTTCAACCTCGATGAAATTCGCGCCGATTACAAACGTCACCTGATCGAGACCGAGGGCAAAGATGCCGTGAAGGACTTCCGCAAGATCAAGACCTCATGGATCGTCAACGAGTGGGTTCGACCCAAACTTGCGCTGCACAAGCTGGATAAGAAATACCGCGCCAGCGCCCTGGATACGCATTACATCACCCACACCGGTCTCGTCCCCTTCACCTTCCGCAACGATCTCACCTACGATCAGTTCGCCTACTTCGCCGAACACAATCTGGAACTCCCTGGCGTGGACGTCCGGGTGCGCCCGCGCCGCGAGTATCTCTACGGCTCACTCGCATCCCACGTGCTGGGCTACGTCAAGCAGTGGGAAAAAGGATCCATTTCCCCGGAGGAAAAACGCAAGTTCAAGCACTACACCGGTGATAGCTCAGGCATCGCTGGAGTCGAATCCACCATGAACAGCTACCTGACCGGCGCCGAAGGCATCAAAACGCTACTCAAGAACGAGAAAGGCGAGGTGCTGCAAATGGTCGATTACATCAAGCCGGACGTCGGATCACGGGTGGAACTCACCATCGATGCCCGCATCCAATGCCTGGTGGAAAACACCCTGCGTCGCGTCGGTCGCGCTGCCGCCGTAGTCATGGACCCGAACACTGGTGAAGTGCTGGCAATGGCATCGGTTCCGGATTTCACCCCCAGCTACTTTGTTCCGAGTATCGACCCCGACGCGTGGGAAAACTACCGCACCAACCGCGCCCACCCACTGGTGAATAAGGCGATCAACAATTTCACCCCAGGCTCAACCTTCAAACTCCCCTGCGCCATCGCTGCGGCCATGCACGGCCACGCCCACGACCAGGTGAACTGCCCAGGCTACGTCCCCTACGGAAATATCCAAATCCGCTGCTGGAAACGCGCCGGCCACGGCGTGCTCGGCCTGGAAGAATCGATCCAACGCTCGTGCAACTGCTACTTCATGCGGGTCGCCAATGAGATCGGCAGCAAGAACATGCTGAATTCTTATCAGCTGTTAGGGCTGGGAATGAAAACCGGCATCGAGCTACCCTCTGAGTCCCCCGGCTTTATTCCCGGCAACCGCTTCTGGCGCACTGAGATGCGTCCGGGTGCCTCTGTCACTCCAGCGATCACCGGAATGATGTCGATTGGTCAGAGCGACAGCGCCGCCAGCCCTCTGCAAATGGCCGCCGTGGTATCCACCATCGCCAACCGCGGACGCTACTTCAAACCGCGGATCGTCAAACGCGTGATTCACCCGTCCAATGGCGTGCTCGTGCAGAACCGCCCGAACCTGAAAGTCAACCTCCTGCAGGAAGGCCTCAAGGCAGAAGATCTCGAAAGCATTCGCAAAGGCATGTGGATGGCTGCCAACGAACAGGGAGGCACTGCCCGCCGCGCTGCCTACGAAGATAAAGTTTCCGCAAAAACCGGCACCGCCCAGACCAATGACATGGGGATCAAGTCCAACGATGCTTGGACAGTCGCTTTTGCCCCTTACGATCAACCAAAATACGTCGTCGTTGTCGCCGTCAAGCGTGGTTCCTCCGGTGGCGCCGTCGCCGGACCGCTGGTTCATCTCATTCTCCGCGGGCTCTTCGCCAGCGACGAGGGACTGAAACTCCCGCTCGTCAAAATGAAAGAATTCGAAGGCGATTTCATCGTCCGCGAAAAAATCGAACTCCCTGATGAAGGAGGCCTCATCGACCTCGCCTACGAAGACGGCGAGACAGGCGATGAAGTTTCCAACATCCCCATGGCTCCAGCCGTCGCTGAGCCAGCCACCCCACTCATTCCCAAACCCACCATCAGTCAAGAAGCAGACGCAGAAGGCTCACGGACTCCTAAAGCCATCATCGTCGAAGAATAG
- the mreC gene encoding rod shape-determining protein MreC, translating into MKPQNLIALLLFIAGAIWALTRSEQSVRSIQKTYYSAISPFLKGGSSLETTASEFIKEAEHSEEWKAKYHLAKEELDKKRMEVAHLRKLELENARLSQALKFKQEAPFHVLAAKIIRRQPSTWWHTVTINRGEKQGVGVQLPVLSPEGLVGKVDAPSEDTSTVILLTDEKCKVSAKVDGTPELGILSGQRGETGQAPLLRLSFLSKDAKISDGMLVFTTGRGGLFPPDILLGTVQSFESGPLYGEALVKPAVDFATLHTVFVKTQDSHEESAR; encoded by the coding sequence ATGAAGCCGCAGAATCTGATTGCTCTCCTGCTATTTATCGCGGGTGCCATTTGGGCACTCACGCGCAGCGAGCAATCAGTCCGCAGCATCCAGAAGACCTACTACAGCGCCATCAGCCCCTTCCTCAAGGGGGGCTCCTCGCTCGAAACCACCGCCTCCGAGTTCATCAAAGAAGCGGAACATTCGGAGGAATGGAAAGCCAAATACCACTTGGCCAAGGAGGAGCTGGATAAAAAGCGCATGGAGGTCGCCCACCTCAGAAAGCTGGAGCTGGAAAATGCCCGCCTGAGCCAGGCGCTCAAGTTCAAGCAGGAGGCCCCCTTCCACGTCCTCGCAGCCAAAATCATTCGCCGCCAGCCTTCCACCTGGTGGCACACCGTCACGATCAACCGTGGCGAGAAACAAGGTGTCGGCGTGCAGCTGCCGGTTCTCTCCCCGGAGGGACTGGTGGGCAAGGTCGACGCCCCCTCTGAAGATACTTCCACCGTAATCCTACTCACTGATGAAAAGTGCAAGGTGTCCGCCAAAGTGGACGGCACCCCTGAACTTGGCATCCTGAGTGGGCAGAGAGGTGAGACCGGACAAGCACCCTTGCTCCGGCTCAGCTTTCTGTCGAAAGACGCCAAAATCTCCGACGGCATGCTGGTTTTTACCACCGGCCGCGGCGGCCTCTTTCCGCCTGACATTCTTCTCGGTACAGTCCAGTCATTTGAATCCGGACCTTTGTATGGAGAAGCTCTCGTCAAGCCAGCGGTGGACTTTGCAACACTACATACCGTGTTTGTAAAAACCCAGGACTCCCATGAGGAGTCAGCCCGCTAG